From a single Cupriavidus taiwanensis LMG 19424 genomic region:
- a CDS encoding EamA family transporter, with protein sequence MKANANSTTGIAGSSLKDILLTGLAPAIWGSTYLVTSQWLPPGQPLLSGVIRALPAGLAMLAFGRQLPRGGWWWRAAVLGVLNIGFFQAMLFIAAYRLPGGVAATVGAIQPLIVVVLAWAWLGARPRPAAWMAGAGGLLGVALLVLGPAARLDAVGVAAAAAGAVSMAVGTVLTRHWRPPVSPLVLTAWQLCAGGLFLLPFALVLEPLPGHFTPVNWLGYAWLSVVGAGFSYALWFRGVARMAPAAVAALGLLSPVSATVLGFLVLGQSLTAVQAAGALLVLASVWLGQRATAPATAARTQAA encoded by the coding sequence ATGAAGGCGAATGCCAATTCCACGACTGGGATCGCCGGCTCAAGCCTGAAGGACATCCTGCTGACCGGCCTGGCCCCCGCAATCTGGGGCAGCACCTACCTTGTCACCAGCCAGTGGCTGCCGCCGGGACAGCCCTTGCTTTCCGGCGTAATCCGGGCGCTGCCGGCCGGGCTGGCGATGCTGGCCTTCGGCAGGCAGCTGCCGCGGGGCGGCTGGTGGTGGCGCGCAGCGGTGCTGGGCGTGCTCAATATCGGCTTCTTCCAGGCGATGCTGTTCATCGCCGCTTACCGGTTGCCGGGCGGCGTGGCGGCAACGGTCGGCGCGATCCAGCCGTTGATCGTGGTGGTGCTGGCGTGGGCCTGGCTGGGTGCGCGGCCGCGCCCCGCCGCGTGGATGGCCGGCGCGGGCGGCCTGCTGGGCGTGGCCCTGCTGGTGCTCGGGCCGGCCGCCCGGCTGGATGCGGTGGGCGTCGCGGCGGCGGCCGCGGGAGCGGTGTCGATGGCGGTGGGCACGGTGCTGACGCGGCACTGGCGGCCGCCGGTGTCGCCGCTGGTGCTGACGGCATGGCAGTTGTGCGCGGGCGGGCTGTTCCTGCTGCCGTTCGCGCTGGTGCTGGAACCGCTGCCGGGGCATTTCACGCCGGTCAACTGGCTGGGCTACGCGTGGCTCAGCGTTGTCGGCGCCGGTTTCAGCTATGCGCTGTGGTTCCGCGGGGTAGCGCGCATGGCGCCGGCGGCGGTGGCGGCGCTGGGCCTGCTCAGTCCGGTCAGCGCCACCGTGCTCGGCTTCCTGGTGCTCGGGCAGTCACTGACGGCAGTGCAGGCCGCGGGTGCGCTGCTGGTGCTGGCCAGCGTGTGGCTTGGCCAGCGCGCGACGGCACCCGCCACGGCGGCGCGCACGCAGGCGGCCTGA
- a CDS encoding MarR family winged helix-turn-helix transcriptional regulator, which yields MTSRRKPEDAPDHVDGILAQWARERPDLDTSPMGILGRLGRLNRHTGRAIEAALGATGLQPWEFDVLATLRRAGPPYALSPGALIGSLMITSGTMTNRLDHLERAGLVRREPKPDDRRGLLVALTDAGRARVDHALALHVANEHRLLEGLTATERAQLAALLRRWLRMFEPPPGDGGEGKSGD from the coding sequence ATGACCTCCCGCCGCAAACCCGAAGACGCGCCCGACCATGTCGACGGCATCCTCGCCCAATGGGCGCGCGAACGGCCTGACCTCGATACTTCGCCGATGGGCATCCTGGGGCGTCTGGGCCGGCTTAACCGCCATACCGGCCGGGCGATCGAGGCCGCGCTGGGCGCAACCGGGCTGCAGCCGTGGGAGTTCGATGTGCTGGCGACGCTGCGGCGGGCCGGGCCGCCCTATGCGCTGTCGCCGGGGGCGCTGATCGGTTCGCTGATGATCACCTCGGGCACCATGACCAACCGGCTCGACCACCTCGAGCGGGCCGGACTGGTGCGGCGCGAACCCAAGCCGGACGACCGGCGCGGGCTGCTGGTGGCGCTCACCGACGCCGGCCGCGCGCGCGTCGACCATGCGCTGGCACTGCACGTGGCCAACGAGCACCGCCTGCTGGAAGGATTGACCGCGACGGAGCGCGCGCAGCTGGCCGCGCTGCTGCGCCGCTGGCTGCGCATGTTCGAGCCGCCACCGGGCGATGGCGGCGAAGGCAAGTCAGGCGACTGA